Proteins encoded together in one Neobacillus sp. FSL H8-0543 window:
- a CDS encoding S9 family peptidase, protein MRDSFDTPDVNEAVLIKHTHVSYQMERQGVKIMGSTKLGNYVNIRSIKSFEYEPHGKRISFVSDWKGSPQIWEYDQKGSRMAQTSFMLEGITFIKYVDVTSDLIIGMDESGNERVQLYLLKKTCELIPLTNSPQYVHLYGGSSPDGKWIAWSSNRRKPAFFDIYLQNLETLEIYLVFAYDGHYTVEKWFPDGKSLLVSRTNSPLDNDLGVLSLLTGEMNWITEHSGEAGFKNVHFNQNGDHLYLLSNKDQEFYGLACIDLLTNQFTWREQGNWDFEGLAMNKQKNLLAFTINEAGISKGYLLDLRISTLNTWEIPMGVIKNLRFSPDGERLLFLLNGPAHPPGIWELNLYTLKADTHLSFSELPFLENILVEPVPIYYRSFDNLLIHSFYYKPKDAGKKFPVVIYIHGGPESQSRAVFNPLLQYLLNTGYAVLTPNVRGSTGFGKTYSHLDDVRNRMDAVKDLIFLVDWLKRETNVDPDRVAVMGGSYGGFMVLSAISHYPQLWAAAVDFVGMSSLRSFLKTTSPWRKKNREKEYGTVEKDGEFFDQIDPLHYADHITSPLLVVHGVNDPRVPIQESQQMVKKLMKRNHPVTFIRIEGEGHTLEKEKNKLFVYSSVADFLDKYMDRIDSLNPRRT, encoded by the coding sequence ATGCGAGATTCATTTGATACACCTGATGTCAACGAAGCTGTGCTAATCAAACACACTCATGTTTCTTATCAAATGGAAAGGCAAGGTGTTAAAATAATGGGTTCAACCAAATTGGGTAATTATGTAAATATCCGTAGTATTAAATCTTTTGAATATGAACCACATGGGAAAAGAATCAGTTTTGTTTCTGATTGGAAAGGATCGCCGCAGATTTGGGAATACGATCAAAAAGGCAGCCGAATGGCACAAACTTCCTTTATGCTAGAAGGAATTACTTTTATTAAATATGTGGATGTGACTTCAGATTTAATTATTGGAATGGATGAATCCGGAAATGAAAGGGTACAATTGTACTTATTGAAGAAGACTTGTGAATTAATTCCTTTAACCAATTCTCCGCAGTACGTTCATTTGTATGGAGGCAGTTCTCCCGATGGAAAATGGATAGCCTGGTCCAGTAACAGGCGAAAACCGGCCTTTTTTGATATTTATTTACAGAATCTTGAGACATTGGAAATTTACCTTGTTTTTGCTTATGACGGGCATTATACGGTTGAAAAATGGTTTCCTGATGGGAAATCATTATTGGTCAGTAGAACAAACTCTCCCCTTGATAATGATTTGGGCGTTTTATCCCTTTTAACAGGCGAGATGAACTGGATAACTGAACATTCAGGAGAAGCTGGTTTTAAGAATGTCCATTTTAATCAAAATGGGGATCATTTATACCTATTATCAAATAAAGACCAGGAATTTTATGGTCTCGCTTGCATAGATTTGCTAACGAATCAGTTCACCTGGCGGGAACAGGGCAATTGGGACTTTGAAGGATTGGCCATGAATAAACAAAAAAATTTGTTAGCTTTTACCATCAACGAGGCCGGGATATCCAAAGGTTATTTGCTGGACTTAAGGATTAGTACTCTTAATACATGGGAGATACCAATGGGAGTGATCAAAAATCTTAGATTTTCACCAGATGGTGAAAGGCTGCTCTTTTTATTGAACGGGCCTGCTCATCCACCTGGTATTTGGGAACTGAATCTTTATACTCTTAAGGCTGATACGCATTTATCCTTTTCGGAACTTCCCTTTCTTGAAAACATATTAGTGGAGCCGGTCCCCATTTATTATCGCTCCTTTGATAACCTGCTCATCCATTCATTCTACTATAAGCCGAAAGATGCAGGAAAGAAGTTTCCAGTAGTCATCTATATTCACGGCGGTCCAGAAAGTCAAAGCCGTGCTGTTTTTAATCCTCTATTGCAATATTTACTAAACACCGGGTATGCCGTATTAACGCCAAATGTCCGAGGTAGTACCGGATTTGGAAAAACGTATTCCCATCTTGATGATGTTCGGAATCGGATGGATGCGGTGAAAGATCTGATTTTTTTAGTAGATTGGCTTAAACGAGAAACGAATGTCGATCCTGACAGGGTAGCGGTTATGGGCGGAAGCTATGGAGGATTTATGGTGCTTTCTGCCATCAGCCACTATCCTCAACTGTGGGCAGCAGCTGTGGATTTTGTAGGGATGTCAAGCCTTCGTTCGTTTCTGAAAACAACAAGTCCTTGGCGGAAAAAGAACAGAGAGAAAGAATATGGAACGGTTGAAAAAGATGGGGAATTTTTTGATCAAATTGATCCATTACATTATGCCGATCATATAACATCTCCACTTTTGGTCGTCCATGGAGTCAACGACCCGCGAGTACCCATTCAAGAATCCCAACAGATGGTAAAGAAATTAATGAAACGAAACCATCCCGTTACATTTATTCGCATTGAAGGTGAGGGACATACATTAGAAAAAGAAAAAAATAAGTTATTTGTCTATTCGAGTGTAGCTGATTTCCTTGACAAATATATGGACCGAATAGATTCCCTGAACCCAAGAAGGACATGA
- a CDS encoding sulfite reductase subunit alpha: protein MQLTLENTKDTKSDKLPFSRTNPFQAKVLKNINLNGSGSSKETRHIELSLKGSDLSYNPGDALGIVPSNDPELVASILEEMQWDEEAVVSVGKQGEIMPIKEALTNYCEITLLTRKILQQAAVLTENCELQKLVLAENADQLKEYCYGRDLLDMLRAFGPWKASAQDIVSLLRKMTPRLYSIASSIAANPDEVHLTIGAVRYTSHDRARKGVCSVLCAERAQEGDMLPVFVQANKHFHLPESEDKDIIMVGPGTGIAPFRSFIQERAVNKADGRSWLFFGDQHEAEDFLYQNELENYQQDGVLTRIDTAFSRDTSEKVYVQHKMLENSKELFEWIENGAYFYVCGDKERMAKDVNEALITMIEKEGTMSREEAEAYLKDMQKQGRYQRDVY, encoded by the coding sequence ATGCAACTTACTTTGGAAAACACAAAAGATACCAAAAGTGACAAACTTCCATTTTCAAGGACTAATCCATTTCAAGCGAAGGTCCTTAAAAATATCAATCTAAATGGTTCAGGGTCTAGTAAGGAAACAAGACATATTGAATTATCATTAAAAGGTTCAGACCTTTCATATAACCCAGGAGACGCACTTGGCATTGTCCCTTCAAATGATCCTGAACTTGTGGCTTCTATCCTTGAAGAAATGCAATGGGATGAGGAAGCAGTTGTATCTGTAGGTAAGCAAGGTGAAATAATGCCTATAAAGGAAGCACTAACAAACTATTGTGAAATTACATTGCTAACAAGGAAGATTTTGCAGCAGGCGGCTGTGCTGACAGAAAACTGTGAGTTACAAAAGCTTGTATTGGCTGAAAATGCAGACCAACTTAAGGAATACTGCTATGGGCGTGATTTGCTTGATATGCTGCGTGCTTTTGGCCCTTGGAAGGCATCTGCACAGGATATCGTTTCATTATTAAGAAAAATGACTCCACGTCTCTATTCGATTGCAAGCAGCATTGCCGCTAATCCTGATGAGGTTCATCTCACCATCGGCGCTGTGCGCTACACGTCTCATGACCGCGCGCGAAAAGGAGTTTGCTCGGTATTATGTGCGGAACGAGCTCAGGAAGGGGATATGCTTCCGGTCTTTGTTCAAGCAAATAAACATTTCCATTTGCCAGAGTCCGAGGATAAAGATATTATCATGGTTGGTCCAGGGACAGGCATTGCACCTTTTCGTTCTTTTATTCAGGAACGTGCAGTGAATAAAGCTGATGGCCGGTCATGGCTGTTTTTTGGCGACCAGCATGAAGCAGAAGATTTCCTTTATCAAAATGAGTTGGAAAACTATCAACAGGATGGGGTATTGACAAGGATTGATACAGCATTCTCCCGTGATACATCTGAAAAAGTATATGTACAGCATAAAATGCTCGAAAACAGCAAGGAATTATTCGAGTGGATTGAGAATGGAGCTTACTTCTACGTTTGTGGGGATAAAGAACGGATGGCAAAGGACGTTAACGAAGCATTAATTACCATGATCGAAAAAGAAGGTACCATGTCTCGAGAAGAAGCCGAAGCGTATCTAAAAGATATGCAGAAGCAAGGGCGTTATCAACGCGATGTGTATTAA
- a CDS encoding TetR/AcrR family transcriptional regulator: MTGKGRKKGSSGEQSRALLLSIAAKEFAQKGYYETKISDIVKQADLSQPSFYLYFESKEAIFAELVTLFRSTLFDFTKSSRLESGIHSSSLANKITQGLTTIFHFFVEQPDLTRIGFYIAQEAEEIKNSLANQIRENLTFEMQEGYFTTAVDMETVAESLVGIIDRVTITKLLPGHKEPEALAHEIVSLILYGIQNQTTNNFHNLP, encoded by the coding sequence TTGACCGGAAAAGGGAGAAAAAAGGGCTCTAGCGGTGAACAAAGCCGGGCTTTATTACTTTCTATTGCTGCCAAAGAGTTTGCCCAAAAGGGTTATTATGAAACAAAGATCAGTGACATTGTTAAACAGGCAGACCTAAGCCAGCCAAGCTTTTACCTTTACTTTGAAAGTAAGGAAGCCATATTTGCGGAATTGGTTACATTATTCCGCTCCACACTGTTTGATTTTACTAAAAGTAGTCGCCTAGAATCAGGTATCCACTCTTCTTCCCTTGCAAACAAGATTACCCAAGGACTGACGACTATTTTCCATTTCTTTGTTGAGCAGCCCGATTTGACACGAATCGGATTCTACATTGCCCAAGAGGCAGAAGAAATCAAAAATAGTTTAGCTAATCAAATACGAGAGAATTTGACTTTTGAAATGCAGGAGGGCTACTTTACCACCGCCGTAGATATGGAAACGGTTGCGGAAAGTTTAGTGGGAATAATCGATCGTGTTACCATTACGAAGTTACTACCCGGGCACAAGGAACCTGAGGCATTAGCACATGAAATTGTCTCCCTTATTTTATATGGCATTCAAAATCAAACGACTAATAATTTTCATAACCTTCCCTGA
- a CDS encoding (2Fe-2S)-binding protein encodes MADPLRVSAILLINGEEKRVTFRYADILLDVLRYQLGLTGAKPGCLNGDCGACTVNIDGIAQKSCLTLAVEAIGKDILTIEGLNAPIQGAFVDHFAFQCGYCTPGFIMNCHSLLKHRKNPSNQEITKWLESNICRCTGYMEIETAVKSALHLVKDYE; translated from the coding sequence ATGGCTGACCCCTTAAGAGTAAGTGCTATACTTCTGATAAATGGAGAAGAGAAGAGAGTTACATTCCGTTATGCTGATATTCTTTTAGATGTTTTACGCTATCAATTGGGCCTAACAGGTGCAAAGCCTGGGTGCCTGAATGGGGATTGCGGAGCTTGTACAGTCAATATAGATGGGATTGCTCAAAAGTCGTGCTTGACTTTAGCGGTTGAAGCCATTGGCAAGGATATACTTACTATTGAAGGGCTGAATGCCCCAATCCAAGGGGCATTTGTTGATCACTTTGCCTTTCAATGCGGATATTGCACACCAGGTTTCATCATGAACTGCCATTCATTACTAAAGCATCGTAAAAATCCTTCTAATCAAGAAATTACGAAATGGCTGGAGTCCAATATCTGTCGCTGTACGGGGTATATGGAGATAGAAACCGCTGTGAAATCAGCGCTCCATTTAGTAAAGGACTATGAATGA
- a CDS encoding DUF421 domain-containing protein, whose product MDMFYHAVLIFAAGIIFLKMTGKKAVSQMHTFDLLYIFVLTNIISTPVEVNHIGKAIAYGGIIVLLYKLIVRLSLNNKFRWILYESPTVLIRNGDIDRKGLKRVRMPMNELLSQLRVKGFTDTQNIAIALMEGTGNLSVIPKSDYRAIQPNDLNLNVKREYLPIPLIMDGQIIYHNLKYLQLNQNWLMNEVKKMGEEVENITLATLLDNGKLYIDNNEMTNHNHDPYYYSPGKDN is encoded by the coding sequence ATGGATATGTTTTACCATGCAGTTTTGATATTTGCGGCAGGAATTATTTTTCTAAAGATGACAGGAAAAAAAGCTGTTTCTCAAATGCACACTTTCGACTTACTGTATATCTTTGTTCTTACCAATATAATTAGTACACCCGTGGAAGTTAATCATATTGGAAAAGCAATTGCCTATGGAGGAATCATCGTCCTATTATATAAACTAATTGTCCGTCTATCATTGAATAATAAATTTCGATGGATTTTATATGAAAGTCCTACAGTGTTGATTCGCAATGGGGATATCGATCGAAAGGGATTGAAAAGGGTTCGGATGCCCATGAATGAATTATTGTCACAATTGAGAGTAAAAGGATTTACGGACACGCAAAATATAGCTATCGCCTTAATGGAAGGGACAGGGAACTTAAGTGTAATTCCTAAGTCAGACTATCGGGCAATTCAACCGAATGATTTGAATTTAAATGTAAAGAGAGAGTACCTGCCAATTCCATTGATAATGGACGGGCAGATTATTTATCATAATTTAAAATATCTTCAACTGAATCAAAACTGGTTAATGAATGAGGTTAAAAAAATGGGGGAAGAAGTAGAAAATATAACGTTAGCTACTTTATTAGACAATGGAAAACTCTATATTGATAATAATGAAATGACCAACCATAACCATGATCCTTATTACTATAGTCCAGGGAAAGATAATTAA
- a CDS encoding DUF421 domain-containing protein has protein sequence MRILDHLWISILRTIVSYSILMIVTLWLGKQVNGNRNYYNFALSITIGSFIANMGFDYKLNFFTMLAAFLSLICIYFIFSLLSSRSRILRKWLSGRPSIIMEQGKILDSNMKKIRYTLDDLNQQLRQQGIFDIAEVEYAVLEVSGKLSVLKKERYQPLVKKDVFPANIQSNRILPIELIMDGVAIDKNFHEPFSNQWLDQQLKQRKLQMKDIQYAVISSNGSLFVDLFADGLTSPTDME, from the coding sequence GTGAGAATATTGGATCATCTTTGGATATCGATTTTGCGTACAATCGTTTCTTATTCAATTCTAATGATTGTTACCTTATGGCTTGGTAAGCAAGTGAATGGTAATCGTAATTATTATAATTTTGCCTTATCGATTACTATAGGTTCCTTTATTGCCAATATGGGTTTTGATTATAAACTTAACTTTTTCACTATGTTAGCCGCTTTCCTGTCACTAATATGTATTTATTTTATATTTTCACTCCTTTCTTCCCGTAGCAGAATTCTAAGAAAGTGGTTATCAGGTCGGCCGTCCATTATTATGGAGCAGGGAAAAATCTTAGATTCCAATATGAAAAAAATAAGGTATACGTTGGATGATTTGAATCAACAGTTGCGGCAGCAGGGAATCTTTGATATTGCAGAGGTGGAGTACGCCGTTTTAGAAGTAAGTGGCAAGTTGTCCGTACTTAAAAAGGAAAGGTATCAGCCTCTCGTCAAAAAGGATGTCTTTCCAGCAAATATTCAATCAAATCGTATCCTCCCGATTGAACTGATTATGGATGGAGTTGCCATCGACAAAAATTTTCATGAGCCATTTTCCAATCAATGGCTTGATCAACAATTGAAGCAAAGAAAACTTCAAATGAAGGATATTCAATACGCCGTGATTTCTTCTAATGGTTCATTGTTTGTGGATCTTTTTGCTGATGGTTTAACTTCCCCAACAGATATGGAATAA
- a CDS encoding XdhC/CoxI family protein: MKEYLRVIVEAAKAEESSVMATIIHVEGSAYLKEGTTMLFLENDTTVGFISPGCLEEDLRFHVKEVLALGSSRSVVYDLSAQDDFTWGQGMGCNGKLYILLEYMDEELKGNLRKVQLYLQHGIDVLHVKKLTSDFSVVASAYIAKTGQLFGQMDQDISNNPDWNLPTGTNLSHLIYSQVYSPQNKLIIFGAGADARPLANFAAEMGIAVTVCDWRESLCNKTYFPTAEQCVLGFPHEIFQKISIRRNDFVVLMTHHFKRDQEILAYIKEQRPGYFGILGSQERTKRMFQQNQIPSWVSAPVGLPIGAVGPGEIAISIVAEIIAVMRQGER, from the coding sequence TTGAAGGAATATCTTCGAGTGATTGTAGAAGCAGCCAAGGCAGAAGAGTCTAGTGTTATGGCCACTATCATTCATGTAGAAGGTTCTGCTTATCTAAAAGAAGGAACCACTATGTTATTTTTAGAAAATGACACAACGGTTGGTTTTATTAGTCCGGGTTGTCTGGAAGAGGATTTAAGATTTCATGTAAAAGAAGTGTTAGCTTTAGGAAGCAGCCGATCCGTTGTATATGATTTAAGTGCCCAGGACGATTTTACATGGGGACAGGGAATGGGCTGTAATGGTAAATTGTATATTTTACTTGAATATATGGATGAGGAGTTGAAAGGGAATTTAAGGAAGGTGCAGCTCTATTTACAGCATGGTATTGATGTTCTTCATGTAAAAAAATTAACCTCTGATTTTTCCGTTGTTGCCTCAGCGTACATAGCTAAAACCGGACAACTTTTTGGACAAATGGATCAAGATATCTCAAATAATCCAGATTGGAATCTTCCAACAGGTACAAATTTATCTCATTTAATTTACAGTCAAGTCTATTCTCCCCAAAATAAACTAATCATTTTTGGTGCAGGAGCAGATGCGCGTCCTTTAGCAAATTTTGCTGCTGAAATGGGAATTGCGGTAACCGTTTGTGATTGGCGTGAGTCACTCTGCAATAAAACCTATTTCCCGACAGCAGAACAATGCGTTCTTGGGTTTCCACATGAAATTTTCCAAAAAATATCAATTCGTCGGAATGACTTTGTTGTCTTAATGACACACCATTTCAAAAGGGATCAAGAAATCCTTGCCTACATAAAAGAACAGAGGCCAGGTTATTTTGGGATATTAGGATCACAGGAAAGAACAAAAAGGATGTTCCAGCAAAACCAGATTCCGTCCTGGGTATCAGCACCAGTTGGCTTGCCAATTGGTGCAGTAGGGCCAGGTGAAATAGCAATCAGTATTGTGGCGGAAATCATTGCAGTAATGAGGCAGGGAGAGAGGTAA
- a CDS encoding anti-repressor SinI family protein, which translates to MYAEVETHEERLDPEWVELMLLAKEIGLTLEEVRKFICQS; encoded by the coding sequence GTGTATGCCGAGGTAGAGACACATGAAGAAAGGCTCGATCCGGAATGGGTTGAACTAATGTTGCTTGCGAAGGAGATAGGATTAACGCTAGAGGAAGTTAGAAAATTCATATGTCAATCATGA
- a CDS encoding YlbF family regulator: MSAKIFEAAMYFEKVFRESNEYKSLQILCNELNKDAQAMQIYNQMNHLNSQLEQKQMMGQEIRQQEIAALQSIETSAQQNEKIKRLMEADYRVNMLMMELNKIISKPLEELYGQLVEK, encoded by the coding sequence ATGTCCGCAAAAATATTTGAGGCAGCAATGTATTTTGAAAAGGTTTTTCGTGAAAGCAATGAGTATAAAAGTTTACAAATACTTTGTAATGAACTAAATAAAGACGCACAAGCAATGCAGATTTATAATCAAATGAACCATTTAAATTCGCAATTAGAGCAAAAACAAATGATGGGGCAGGAAATTAGGCAGCAAGAAATTGCGGCGTTACAAAGTATAGAAACAAGTGCCCAGCAAAATGAAAAGATAAAGCGCTTAATGGAAGCAGATTACCGAGTAAATATGCTGATGATGGAATTGAATAAAATTATTTCAAAACCTTTGGAGGAATTGTACGGCCAACTGGTTGAAAAATAA
- a CDS encoding FAD binding domain-containing protein, translating into MISYDFEYYLPSSIKEAVHLFEELNGKGKEPIYFSGGTEIITLGRLNTVKTGAVIDIKQIPECRIFDLQQEYLVTGAANTLTNIEEVNLFPLLSKTVSEIADRTARNKITAGGNICGQIFYREAVLPFLLTDSLMVIAGSKGIKTVSIKEVFNQRLLLERDELLVQVKTNQSYLNLPFASIKKRRQWNTGYPLITVAALKVNGLIRIAISGLTAYPFRSPQMEERLNERGPSLNQRIDQAVHELKVPPLDDSEGSFRYRMFVLKNTLHDVLSQLEGEEQNHG; encoded by the coding sequence TTGATTTCTTATGATTTTGAGTATTATCTTCCATCATCGATAAAGGAAGCCGTCCATTTATTCGAAGAATTAAATGGGAAAGGAAAGGAACCCATTTATTTTTCGGGTGGCACCGAAATCATCACGCTTGGAAGATTAAATACTGTAAAGACCGGAGCTGTAATAGATATTAAGCAGATACCGGAATGCCGGATATTTGATCTTCAACAGGAGTATTTAGTAACAGGAGCAGCTAATACCTTAACGAATATTGAAGAGGTTAATCTGTTTCCATTACTAAGTAAAACAGTTAGTGAAATTGCTGATCGAACGGCTAGGAATAAAATTACAGCAGGTGGTAATATTTGCGGTCAAATTTTTTATCGAGAAGCTGTTCTGCCTTTTCTTTTAACAGACAGTCTTATGGTGATTGCTGGCAGCAAGGGGATAAAGACTGTTTCGATAAAAGAAGTCTTTAATCAGAGGCTGTTATTAGAACGCGACGAACTCCTTGTTCAAGTTAAAACGAACCAAAGTTATCTCAATCTCCCATTTGCCAGTATTAAAAAAAGAAGACAATGGAATACAGGCTATCCTCTCATTACTGTTGCCGCTTTAAAAGTCAATGGGCTAATTCGAATAGCGATAAGTGGACTGACAGCTTATCCTTTCCGTTCTCCGCAAATGGAGGAGAGGCTTAATGAACGAGGGCCTTCACTGAATCAAAGAATTGACCAGGCTGTCCATGAATTAAAGGTACCGCCCTTGGATGATTCAGAAGGTTCTTTTCGATATCGAATGTTCGTATTAAAAAATACACTCCACGATGTGTTAAGCCAATTAGAAGGAGAGGAGCAAAATCATGGCTGA
- a CDS encoding xanthine dehydrogenase family protein molybdopterin-binding subunit: protein MNIIGKSVIRKDAFEKVTGRAKYTADELAGPSLHAKMVTSPYGHAKIVSIDVTEANKIPGVRAILLGSHDLPLTGEEIRDRPPLAVDRVRYHGEPVALVVADTPVIAKKAADVIIVQYELLAVVNSPTEALKPDAPLLHENLVSYEKIGTAYPVPHSNISNVTKIRKGNKEKGWSMSDVVVEGSYRFSPSDHAAIETRSATAEIDSEGYVHVTTSSQAPFMVKRLLSIYFQIDSGKIVVETPFVGGAYGGKAPIQWEVLAYLASRAVGGRRVKIVYTREEDLLTAPCHIGLEAKVKLGSTADGMIKAAEILYLFDGGAYSDKAIDVSRAGGVDCTGPYNIENVWCDSLCVYTNHPYSGPFRGFGHSEVLFAFERTMDMLADKLGMNRLDLRKRNAILPGHTTPTQVLLNKSNVGNLPACIERLKEMVHWEQGQIQVIDERRVRVKGIACSWKTSTIDPDASSGVILTFNPDGSVNLISGVVEIGTGTKTVLAQILAQRLKIGIDKVHVKMKIQTQTTPEHWKTVASRGTFMAGRAALEAADDVISQIKTIAACVLRVSTEDLEVAYERVFLRDDPKIGLDLKEIVYGYKFPNGNSIGGQIIGHGNYILRRMTSLDPETGAGQPGPEWTVAAHCVEVEYDKRDFTYKLIQAVTVVDIGTVLNLMTARGQVMGAMSMGLAFAGRETFIFDEQGRVLNPQLRTYRPIHYGENPHYMVDFVTTPQIDAPYGARGVGEHGLLGIPAALANCLSIAAGVELNELPLTPELIWRYKGAKA from the coding sequence GTGAATATCATTGGGAAAAGTGTCATTCGTAAAGATGCCTTTGAAAAAGTTACTGGAAGGGCAAAGTATACGGCCGATGAATTAGCCGGCCCTTCGCTGCATGCAAAAATGGTCACAAGCCCATATGGACATGCCAAAATTGTTTCCATTGATGTGACAGAAGCAAATAAAATACCAGGAGTCAGAGCGATTCTATTAGGAAGTCATGATTTACCGCTTACAGGCGAGGAAATTAGAGATCGTCCACCACTTGCTGTCGACAGAGTTCGATATCACGGAGAACCTGTTGCTCTTGTTGTAGCTGATACTCCGGTCATTGCGAAAAAGGCTGCTGATGTGATTATTGTACAGTATGAGCTTCTAGCAGTTGTGAATTCACCGACAGAGGCTCTGAAGCCGGATGCACCACTCCTTCATGAAAACCTAGTTTCCTATGAAAAAATAGGTACTGCTTATCCCGTGCCTCACTCCAATATTTCGAATGTAACGAAGATCCGTAAAGGGAACAAAGAGAAAGGGTGGTCGATGAGTGATGTGGTGGTTGAGGGATCTTACCGTTTTTCCCCTTCGGATCACGCTGCAATAGAAACGAGAAGCGCAACAGCAGAAATAGATTCGGAAGGTTATGTTCATGTCACAACATCCTCACAGGCTCCATTTATGGTTAAAAGACTGCTCAGTATTTATTTTCAAATAGATAGTGGGAAAATTGTGGTGGAAACGCCTTTTGTTGGTGGCGCATATGGGGGGAAGGCACCCATTCAATGGGAGGTTTTGGCGTACCTTGCATCGAGAGCAGTAGGGGGAAGACGGGTGAAAATAGTTTATACAAGAGAAGAAGATTTACTGACAGCTCCTTGTCACATCGGTCTAGAGGCAAAGGTGAAACTCGGTAGTACTGCCGATGGAATGATCAAGGCCGCTGAAATCTTGTACTTGTTCGACGGTGGTGCCTATTCAGATAAGGCCATCGATGTCAGCCGGGCAGGCGGGGTTGATTGTACAGGTCCCTATAACATTGAAAATGTTTGGTGTGATTCTCTATGCGTCTATACGAACCATCCTTATAGCGGTCCTTTTCGGGGATTCGGCCATTCTGAAGTATTGTTTGCATTTGAACGGACGATGGATATGCTGGCAGACAAGCTGGGGATGAATCGGCTTGATTTACGGAAAAGGAACGCGATTCTTCCAGGACATACAACGCCAACACAAGTTTTGCTGAACAAAAGTAATGTGGGCAATTTACCAGCTTGTATTGAGCGATTAAAGGAAATGGTCCACTGGGAGCAAGGGCAAATTCAAGTAATCGATGAAAGAAGAGTAAGGGTAAAAGGAATAGCCTGCAGCTGGAAAACCTCTACGATTGATCCTGACGCAAGTTCGGGTGTGATCCTGACGTTTAATCCGGACGGAAGTGTTAATTTAATCTCAGGCGTGGTTGAAATCGGCACAGGGACGAAGACAGTACTTGCGCAAATCCTTGCACAACGCTTAAAAATAGGGATTGATAAAGTCCATGTGAAAATGAAAATTCAGACGCAAACGACCCCTGAACATTGGAAAACCGTGGCCAGCCGCGGCACGTTTATGGCCGGAAGAGCAGCATTGGAAGCGGCAGATGATGTCATAAGCCAGATTAAAACAATCGCGGCTTGTGTTCTCAGAGTGTCAACAGAAGACCTCGAGGTAGCTTACGAACGGGTATTTTTAAGAGATGATCCCAAAATCGGACTGGATTTGAAAGAGATTGTTTATGGTTATAAGTTTCCAAACGGAAACTCCATTGGCGGCCAAATTATCGGTCATGGAAATTATATATTAAGACGGATGACTTCGTTAGACCCGGAAACAGGAGCGGGACAGCCGGGACCAGAATGGACAGTTGCCGCTCATTGTGTGGAGGTAGAGTATGACAAAAGAGACTTTACTTATAAGCTCATTCAGGCTGTAACAGTGGTTGATATTGGGACTGTTTTAAATCTAATGACAGCACGCGGCCAGGTAATGGGTGCCATGAGTATGGGATTAGCCTTTGCCGGAAGAGAAACTTTCATTTTTGATGAACAGGGAAGAGTGCTGAATCCGCAATTACGCACCTACCGGCCGATTCATTATGGAGAAAACCCGCATTATATGGTTGATTTTGTGACAACTCCACAAATAGATGCGCCATATGGAGCAAGAGGTGTCGGAGAACATGGGTTGTTAGGAATTCCAGCTGCTCTTGCCAACTGTTTAAGTATCGCTGCTGGCGTTGAGTTGAATGAACTTCCGCTGACCCCCGAATTGATATGGAGATATAAAGGGGCGAAGGCTTAA
- a CDS encoding YmaF family protein: protein MAKIGKDEFTPGFVPHHNHGSVDYTSVTDGHVHQCLDVTSPPIQTQDGNHIHYTEGYVLFENGHTHHYRANSGPAIPVGNGMHVHYYDFYTTENDGHRHRIRGVDQPSSGNK from the coding sequence ATGGCAAAAATAGGAAAAGACGAATTCACACCAGGATTTGTGCCGCATCATAATCATGGTTCTGTTGACTACACGTCTGTAACTGACGGACATGTTCATCAATGTTTAGATGTTACTTCTCCCCCTATTCAAACTCAAGATGGGAATCATATTCATTACACAGAAGGTTATGTACTATTTGAGAATGGACACACCCATCATTACCGTGCCAATTCAGGCCCAGCTATTCCTGTAGGAAACGGCATGCATGTTCATTATTATGACTTTTACACGACAGAAAACGATGGACATCGGCACCGGATAAGAGGTGTTGACCAACCTTCTTCTGGTAATAAATAG